The following are from one region of the Georgenia sp. M64 genome:
- a CDS encoding alpha-amylase family glycosyl hydrolase has protein sequence MTTWHEHAIFWHVYPLGALGAEPVLEDGAPVTHRLPRLVEWLDYAVELGVSGLLLGPVFTSRSHGYDTIDHFEVDPRLGDRADLDALLAAAHDRGLKVVLDGVFNHVGSQHPLFLRALEGGPTAPEAALFRLTWPDGGGEPVHESFEGHEALVALDHDDDGVAELVTEVMDHWLRAGFDGWRLDAAYAVPLPFWQRVLPGVRAAHPEAYLLGEVIHGDYAGFVAGSGVDSVTQYELWKAIWSALNDTNLYELDHALTRHGEMLGTFAPQTFVGNHDVTRIATRLTDRRHLAHALVVLLTVGGTPSIYYGDEQAFEGLKEERLGGDDAIRPALPQRPADLAPYGWETYHLHQELIALRRRHPWLHRARTAGLALSNEVLAYEARDGENRLVVVLNISDEPAEVPAAGAVVAGHAEAAGEAGTRVPAHGWAVLEP, from the coding sequence GTGACGACCTGGCACGAGCACGCGATCTTCTGGCACGTCTACCCCCTCGGGGCCCTCGGCGCCGAGCCGGTCCTCGAGGACGGCGCACCGGTCACCCACCGGCTGCCGCGCCTGGTGGAGTGGCTCGACTACGCCGTGGAGCTCGGGGTCTCGGGCCTGCTCCTCGGGCCGGTCTTCACCTCCCGCAGCCACGGGTACGACACGATCGACCACTTCGAGGTCGACCCGCGCCTGGGTGACCGCGCCGACCTCGACGCGCTCCTCGCGGCCGCGCACGACCGCGGGCTCAAGGTGGTCCTCGACGGGGTCTTCAACCACGTCGGCTCGCAGCACCCGCTCTTCCTGCGGGCCCTCGAGGGCGGCCCGACGGCGCCCGAGGCCGCGCTCTTCCGCCTCACCTGGCCCGACGGGGGCGGCGAGCCGGTCCACGAGAGCTTCGAGGGCCACGAGGCCCTCGTCGCCCTCGACCACGACGACGACGGCGTCGCGGAGCTGGTGACCGAGGTGATGGACCACTGGCTCCGCGCCGGGTTCGACGGCTGGCGGCTCGACGCCGCCTACGCCGTCCCGCTCCCCTTCTGGCAGCGGGTGCTGCCCGGCGTTCGCGCCGCCCATCCGGAGGCCTACCTCCTCGGGGAGGTCATCCACGGCGACTACGCCGGCTTCGTCGCGGGGTCCGGGGTCGACTCGGTCACCCAGTACGAGCTGTGGAAGGCGATCTGGAGCGCCCTCAACGACACCAACCTCTACGAGCTCGACCACGCCCTCACCCGCCACGGGGAGATGCTCGGGACCTTCGCCCCGCAGACCTTCGTCGGCAACCACGACGTCACCCGCATCGCCACCCGGCTGACCGACCGCCGTCACCTCGCCCACGCGCTGGTGGTGCTCCTCACCGTCGGGGGGACGCCGTCGATCTACTACGGGGACGAGCAGGCGTTCGAGGGGCTCAAGGAGGAGCGCCTCGGCGGCGACGACGCGATCCGGCCCGCCCTTCCGCAGCGGCCGGCGGACCTCGCCCCGTACGGCTGGGAGACCTACCACCTCCACCAGGAGCTCATCGCGCTGCGGCGCCGGCACCCGTGGCTGCACCGCGCCCGCACGGCCGGCCTCGCCCTGTCCAACGAGGTCCTCGCGTACGAGGCCCGTGACGGCGAGAACCGCCTCGTCGTCGTGCTCAACATCTCCGACGAGCCGGCGGAGGTCCCCGCCGCCGGCGCCGTGGTCGCCGGGCACGCGGAGGCGGCGGGGGAGGCCGGCACGCGGGTACCCGCGCACGGCTGGGCGGTGCTCGAGCCCTGA
- a CDS encoding VOC family protein, translated as MGQVRQLRVVVEAEDYDEAVAFFRDVLGMPEQEAYAGEGGASVVILDAGRATLEIANPAQKRMIDDVEVGRQVAPHIRLALEVDDSAATTERAVAAGAELVAPPVRTPWDSLNARLDVPAGLHVTLFTELG; from the coding sequence ATGGGCCAGGTACGCCAGCTCCGTGTCGTCGTCGAGGCCGAGGACTACGACGAGGCGGTCGCGTTCTTCCGCGACGTCCTCGGCATGCCGGAGCAGGAGGCCTACGCCGGCGAGGGAGGGGCGTCGGTGGTCATCCTCGACGCGGGCCGCGCGACCCTCGAGATCGCCAACCCGGCCCAGAAGCGGATGATCGACGACGTCGAGGTCGGCCGCCAGGTGGCCCCCCACATCCGGCTCGCGCTGGAGGTGGACGACTCGGCGGCGACCACCGAGCGGGCGGTGGCGGCGGGCGCGGAGCTGGTGGCCCCGCCGGTGCGCACGCCGTGGGACTCGCTCAACGCCCGGCTCGACGTCCCCGCCGGGCTGCACGTCACCCTCTTCACCGAGCTGGGGTGA
- a CDS encoding DUF3140 domain-containing protein, whose protein sequence is MAETAVDDALWDDFHGLVTMTAPELREWLTTTAGGQDVEALPDHAGPERSRALLELLERPREELGDDDVVVMRSVVEEIRGLLEGDAADPDRETKLRSLGHDPSR, encoded by the coding sequence ATGGCTGAGACCGCCGTCGACGACGCCCTGTGGGACGACTTCCACGGGCTCGTCACCATGACCGCACCGGAGCTGCGCGAGTGGCTCACCACGACCGCCGGCGGGCAGGACGTCGAGGCGCTGCCCGACCATGCCGGCCCCGAGCGCTCCCGGGCCCTCCTCGAGCTGCTCGAGCGGCCGCGGGAGGAGCTGGGCGACGACGACGTCGTCGTCATGCGCTCGGTCGTGGAGGAGATCCGCGGCCTGCTGGAGGGGGACGCGGCGGACCCGGACCGGGAGACCAAGCTGCGCTCCCTCGGGCACGATCCGTCGCGCTGA
- a CDS encoding UBP-type zinc finger domain-containing protein — MTFCSHLDTIDHDVVPDAAPGCEDCLPIGATWVHLRACQACGHIGCCDSSPNRHATAHHRTTAHPIVRSYEPGEEWFHCYPDELTFELQNAPTAPSHA, encoded by the coding sequence ATGACCTTCTGCAGCCACCTCGACACCATCGACCACGACGTCGTGCCGGACGCCGCCCCGGGGTGCGAGGACTGCCTGCCGATCGGCGCGACGTGGGTGCACCTGCGCGCCTGCCAGGCGTGCGGGCACATCGGGTGCTGCGACTCCTCGCCGAACCGGCACGCGACGGCCCACCACCGCACCACGGCCCACCCGATCGTCCGGTCGTACGAGCCGGGCGAGGAGTGGTTCCACTGCTACCCCGACGAGCTCACCTTCGAGCTGCAGAACGCCCCCACCGCCCCCTCGCACGCCTGA
- a CDS encoding DsbA family oxidoreductase, with the protein MSEPISVHVWSDVACPWCFIGKRRFERAVAGFDGEVAVQYHSFELSPDTPVDFAGSAADFLAGHKRLPAEQVEQMLAQVTALAAAEGLRYDYAAVRHTKTLKAHELMHLALERGKQLPMVEALFSAYFEQGRHVGHVDDLVELATAVGLDAEETRAALTAGTYADRVAEDIDQARRLGINGVPFYVVDGRYGVSGAQSPETFLSVLRKVADERRTAAQVGDGPSGDIGTHDVAPAGAVR; encoded by the coding sequence ATGAGCGAACCGATCTCCGTCCACGTCTGGTCCGACGTCGCCTGCCCGTGGTGCTTCATCGGCAAGCGCCGCTTCGAGCGGGCCGTCGCCGGCTTCGACGGGGAGGTCGCCGTGCAGTACCACTCCTTCGAGCTCTCCCCCGACACCCCGGTCGACTTCGCGGGCAGCGCGGCGGACTTCCTCGCCGGCCACAAGCGCCTCCCCGCCGAGCAGGTGGAGCAGATGCTCGCCCAAGTCACGGCCCTCGCCGCCGCCGAGGGGCTGCGCTACGACTACGCCGCCGTGCGGCACACCAAGACCCTCAAGGCGCACGAGCTCATGCACCTCGCGCTGGAGCGCGGGAAGCAGCTGCCGATGGTCGAGGCGCTCTTCTCCGCCTACTTCGAGCAGGGCCGGCACGTCGGCCACGTCGACGACCTCGTCGAGCTCGCCACCGCCGTCGGCCTGGACGCCGAGGAGACGCGTGCGGCACTGACCGCGGGGACGTACGCCGACCGCGTGGCCGAGGACATCGACCAGGCGCGGCGGCTGGGCATCAACGGCGTCCCGTTCTACGTCGTGGACGGGCGCTACGGCGTCTCGGGAGCCCAGTCCCCGGAGACCTTCCTCTCGGTGCTGCGCAAGGTCGCCGACGAGCGACGCACCGCCGCACAGGTCGGCGACGGACCCTCCGGCGACATCGGTACCCACGACGTGGCACCCGCCGGGGCGGTGCGATGA
- a CDS encoding glutamate-5-semialdehyde dehydrogenase has translation MSETMTTAPAGATGPGPDAHAAVTAIAREAKKASRVLATATRATKDAALHAMAEALVDASDRIVAGNAEDLERGRRGGMKESLLDRLALDPLRIAAIADALRELAALPDPVGEVVRGSTLPNGLRLRQVRVPMGVVGMIYEARPNVTVDAAGLALKSGNAVILRGGSAAASSNEVIVEVLGDALAAQGLPRTLVQSIDAFGRAGAVELMRARGLVDVLVPRGGADLIQTVVRESVVPVIETGVGNCHVFVDATADVAKAVPIVLNSKTQRTGVCNAAETLLVHRDVAATFLPAVLAALGQKDVTIHGDEATAAALPAGLRFEPATERDWETEYLSLDLAVKVVDSLDEALEHISRYSSGHTEVICTQDVTSVRRFTTELDSAALIVNASSRFTDGGQFGLGAEIGISTQKLHARGPMGLAELTTTTWIVEGDGQIRQ, from the coding sequence ATGAGCGAGACGATGACGACCGCACCGGCCGGCGCGACCGGTCCGGGGCCCGACGCCCACGCCGCCGTCACGGCGATCGCGCGGGAGGCGAAGAAGGCCTCGCGCGTCCTGGCCACGGCCACCCGCGCGACCAAGGACGCGGCGCTCCACGCGATGGCGGAGGCGCTCGTCGACGCCTCGGACCGCATCGTCGCGGGCAACGCCGAGGACCTCGAGCGGGGCCGGCGGGGCGGGATGAAGGAGTCCCTACTCGACCGCCTGGCCCTCGACCCGCTGCGGATCGCCGCGATCGCCGACGCCCTGCGCGAGCTCGCCGCCCTGCCCGACCCCGTCGGGGAGGTCGTGCGCGGATCCACCCTGCCCAACGGCCTGCGTCTGCGGCAGGTCCGCGTGCCCATGGGCGTGGTGGGCATGATCTACGAGGCGCGGCCCAACGTCACGGTGGACGCCGCGGGGCTGGCCCTGAAGTCCGGCAACGCCGTCATCCTGCGCGGCGGGTCAGCGGCCGCGAGCTCGAACGAGGTCATCGTCGAGGTCCTCGGCGACGCGCTGGCCGCCCAGGGGCTGCCCCGAACGCTCGTGCAGTCGATCGACGCCTTCGGCCGGGCCGGCGCCGTCGAGCTCATGCGCGCCCGCGGCCTGGTGGACGTCCTGGTGCCCCGCGGCGGGGCCGACCTCATCCAGACCGTCGTGCGCGAGTCCGTCGTGCCCGTCATCGAGACCGGCGTGGGCAACTGCCACGTCTTCGTCGACGCCACGGCCGACGTCGCCAAGGCCGTGCCGATCGTGCTCAACTCCAAGACCCAGCGCACCGGGGTGTGCAACGCCGCGGAGACCCTCCTCGTCCACCGCGACGTCGCCGCGACCTTCCTGCCGGCGGTCCTGGCCGCGCTCGGGCAGAAGGACGTGACCATCCACGGGGACGAGGCCACCGCCGCGGCCCTGCCGGCCGGGCTGCGCTTCGAGCCCGCCACCGAGCGCGACTGGGAGACCGAGTACCTCTCGCTCGACCTCGCCGTGAAGGTGGTCGACTCCCTCGACGAGGCCCTGGAGCACATCTCCCGCTACTCCTCGGGCCACACCGAGGTGATCTGCACCCAGGACGTCACCTCGGTGCGCCGGTTCACCACGGAGCTCGACTCCGCCGCACTCATCGTCAACGCATCCTCGCGGTTCACCGACGGCGGCCAGTTCGGGCTCGGCGCCGAGATCGGGATCTCCACGCAGAAGCTCCACGCCCGCGGGCCGATGGGGCTGGCCGAGCTGACGACGACGACGTGGATCGTCGAGGGCGACGGCCAGATCCGTCAGTAG
- a CDS encoding calcium/sodium antiporter, which produces MTVLLLLAGLALLVLGGEVLVRGAGGLARAAGMSPLVVGLTVVSFATSAPELAVTVDAALSGSPGLAVGNVVGSNVVNILLVLGVSGLILPLAVRSALVRRDVPVMIGASVLLLLLALDGAVTPVDGVVLMAVLLAYVGWTVLGSRRSGVTARDPAEVPRTARHVALDLLSVAAGVGLLVLGARWLVSGATDVATALGMSDLVIGLTVVAVGTSLPELATSVIAAVRGSVEMAVGNVVGSNIFNIGAVMGVAAVVAPGGVPVDPGAVRFDLPVMVAVALALLPVAFTGFTVARWEAALFVAYYAAYAAYLLLDSAGHDALAPFSTVMLVFALPMTALTLTLLVGYELGRSRGGGPPRTGVPE; this is translated from the coding sequence GTGACCGTCCTGCTCCTCCTCGCCGGCCTCGCCCTGCTCGTCCTCGGCGGGGAGGTCCTCGTCCGAGGCGCCGGTGGCCTCGCCCGTGCGGCGGGGATGTCGCCGCTGGTCGTCGGGCTCACCGTCGTCTCCTTCGCCACCTCGGCGCCCGAGCTCGCCGTCACCGTCGACGCCGCCCTCTCCGGCAGCCCGGGGCTGGCGGTCGGCAACGTCGTGGGTTCCAACGTCGTCAACATCCTGCTCGTGCTGGGGGTCTCCGGGCTGATCCTGCCGCTGGCCGTGCGCAGCGCGCTCGTGCGCCGCGACGTGCCGGTGATGATCGGGGCGTCCGTCCTCCTGCTGCTCCTCGCGCTCGACGGAGCCGTCACACCGGTCGACGGCGTCGTGCTCATGGCGGTCCTCCTCGCCTACGTCGGCTGGACGGTCCTCGGGAGCCGGCGGTCCGGCGTCACCGCGCGCGACCCCGCCGAGGTGCCGCGCACGGCCCGGCACGTGGCCCTGGACCTGCTGAGCGTCGCCGCCGGGGTCGGGCTGCTCGTCCTCGGGGCGCGGTGGCTGGTCAGCGGTGCCACCGACGTCGCCACCGCGCTGGGGATGAGCGACCTCGTCATCGGCCTGACGGTGGTCGCGGTGGGTACCTCGCTGCCGGAGCTCGCGACGTCGGTCATCGCGGCGGTGCGCGGCTCGGTGGAGATGGCGGTGGGCAACGTCGTCGGGTCGAACATCTTCAACATCGGGGCCGTCATGGGTGTGGCCGCGGTCGTCGCCCCCGGCGGCGTCCCGGTGGACCCCGGCGCGGTCCGCTTCGACCTGCCGGTGATGGTGGCCGTCGCGTTGGCGCTGCTGCCGGTGGCGTTCACCGGGTTCACGGTCGCCCGCTGGGAGGCGGCGCTGTTCGTGGCCTACTACGCCGCGTACGCCGCCTATCTCCTCCTAGACTCCGCGGGCCACGACGCCCTCGCCCCGTTCAGCACGGTCATGCTCGTCTTCGCCCTGCCGATGACCGCGCTGACCCTCACCCTCCTCGTGGGGTACGAGCTCGGGCGGTCCCGCGGGGGTGGCCCACCTCGCACCGGCGTGCCGGAATGA